Genomic segment of Terriglobales bacterium:
CCGAGGCGATGTCGCGATAAGCGGCGCCCACGATGCGCCAGAAGTCCACGCCCCAGTGGGTCTCGAATTCCTTGTCTTCGATGGAGATGAGGGCGTCGCGCAGCACCTTGGGAAAATCGTTGTAGCCGGCGATCACGCGGCGCTGGAGGGCGAACGAGCCGACCACGCGTCCCTGGTCGTCGTAGACCTCGGTGACGGCGCTGGGGCGGTAACGCTCCAGCTCATTCACCTGCGGCAGTTCGGTGGAGTAAACCAGCAGCAGCCCGGTGAAGGCGCCGACGGCGGCGGCGGCGAGCACCAGCAATCCGAAGACGAAGCGACCGACGAATTTCCGCCCGCCCACCTGCACTTCAGGGAGATCGGAATAGAGCGACTGCATCACGGGAGTTTCTGTCGCGGAGAAGAGCAGGATAGCATGCTTCATTCCCTCCACTCAGAGCGGCTGCTTCTTCCAGCGCTGTTGCGGCGCGGGGTCGTCCCGCATGTGGTGGAAAATCTTCCACTCGCCGTTGGGCTGCTTGCGGACTACGTTGAGATAGGCGCCCTTGTTGGTCACGGTAACGGTCTTGCCTTCGCGGGTCAGTTCCCACGAAACGTTGTCGTGCCCCCATACGTAGGCGGTCGAGCCTGATCCGCCGACTTCCTCGCAGGTGACTTCCATGCTGGTGACTTTGGTCGGCGGCGCACCGGCTGGAAACCAGAAGTTGTCCACATGCTTGCGGCCAACCCGCGGCGCGTCGCCGTGATGAGGCAGCAGGACCTGATCGGCGACGAACACGGAGCGAACGCCGTCGGCGTCACCGGCGAGCCAAGCGTCGCGGTACTTCTGGTGCAGCTGCCGGATGTGCTGGACGTCGAGGGCGGTGAGCGGCGCGTCGGCGGCGAATGCGGCCGAAGAACAACAGATGAGCAGGACGGCAAGGCGGCGCAGGGTCATGGTGACCTCCTGGTGTGAGCTGCGGAATTGGACGAGCAGGAAGGCACGGCGGCTCAGAGAATTTCGCGGCGGGGCTGTATGTTGCCGCCAGCCGGCCGTGCCGCTCGCTTCGCGAGCTTGTTCCACTTCACTCGCTAAACCCCAGCTT
This window contains:
- a CDS encoding nuclear transport factor 2 family protein, which produces MTLRRLAVLLICCSSAAFAADAPLTALDVQHIRQLHQKYRDAWLAGDADGVRSVFVADQVLLPHHGDAPRVGRKHVDNFWFPAGAPPTKVTSMEVTCEEVGGSGSTAYVWGHDNVSWELTREGKTVTVTNKGAYLNVVRKQPNGEWKIFHHMRDDPAPQQRWKKQPL